One Mycobacteroides salmoniphilum DNA segment encodes these proteins:
- the ahcY gene encoding adenosylhomocysteinase, which translates to MTELVADVRNGIDYKVADLSEAEFGRKEIRLAEHEMPGLMTLRREYAEVLPLKGARISGSLHMTIQTAVLIETLVALGAEVRWASCNIFSTQDHAAAAIVVGPHGTPEEPQGTPVFAWKGETLEEYWWAAEQMLTWPGEPANMILDDGGDATMLVLRGAQFEQAGVVPPADENDSAEYKVFLNLLRERFETDKDKWTKIAASVQGVTEETTTGVLRLYQFAAAGELAFPAINVNDSVTKSKFDNKYGTRHSLVDGINRGTDVLIGGKKVLICGYGDVGKGCAESLAGQGARVQVTEIDPINALQALMDGFDVVTVEEAIGNADIVVTATGNYDIILLDHMKAMKDQAILGNIGHFDNEIDMAALEKSGATRLNIKPQVDLWTFGDSGKSIIVLSEGRLLNLGNATGHPSFVMSNSFSNQVIAQIELWTKNDEYDNEVYRLAKHLDEKVARIHVEALGGTLTKLTKDQAEYIGVDVEGPYKPEHYRY; encoded by the coding sequence ATGACCGAGCTGGTAGCCGACGTACGCAACGGCATTGATTACAAGGTGGCCGATCTTTCCGAGGCCGAGTTCGGCCGTAAGGAGATCCGTCTCGCCGAGCATGAGATGCCTGGCCTGATGACGCTGCGTCGGGAGTATGCGGAAGTGTTGCCGCTCAAGGGCGCCCGCATCTCCGGCTCGCTGCATATGACGATCCAGACCGCGGTGCTCATCGAGACGCTTGTCGCGCTCGGGGCCGAGGTGCGCTGGGCGTCCTGCAACATCTTCTCCACCCAGGACCATGCGGCGGCGGCCATCGTGGTCGGCCCCCATGGCACCCCGGAAGAGCCCCAGGGCACCCCGGTCTTCGCCTGGAAGGGCGAGACACTGGAGGAGTACTGGTGGGCCGCCGAGCAGATGCTCACCTGGCCCGGCGAGCCGGCCAACATGATCCTCGACGATGGCGGCGACGCCACCATGCTGGTGCTGCGCGGTGCGCAGTTCGAGCAGGCTGGCGTCGTGCCGCCCGCGGACGAGAACGACTCGGCCGAGTACAAGGTCTTCCTGAACCTGCTGCGTGAGCGGTTCGAGACCGACAAGGACAAGTGGACCAAGATCGCCGCATCGGTCCAGGGCGTCACCGAGGAGACCACCACCGGCGTGCTGCGCCTGTACCAGTTCGCCGCGGCCGGCGAGCTGGCGTTCCCGGCCATCAACGTCAACGACTCGGTGACCAAGAGCAAGTTCGACAACAAGTACGGCACCCGCCACTCGCTGGTCGACGGCATCAACCGCGGCACCGACGTGCTCATCGGCGGCAAGAAGGTCCTCATCTGTGGCTACGGCGATGTCGGCAAGGGCTGCGCGGAGTCCCTCGCGGGTCAGGGCGCTCGCGTGCAGGTCACCGAGATCGATCCGATCAACGCGCTGCAGGCGCTCATGGACGGGTTCGACGTCGTGACCGTCGAGGAGGCCATCGGCAATGCCGACATCGTGGTGACCGCCACCGGTAACTACGACATCATCCTGCTGGACCACATGAAGGCCATGAAGGACCAGGCCATCCTGGGCAATATCGGTCACTTCGACAACGAGATCGATATGGCTGCCCTCGAAAAGTCGGGTGCCACCCGGCTCAACATCAAGCCGCAGGTGGACCTGTGGACCTTCGGAGACTCGGGCAAGTCGATCATCGTGCTGTCCGAGGGCCGTCTGCTCAACCTGGGTAACGCCACGGGCCACCCGTCGTTCGTGATGAGCAACAGCTTCTCCAACCAGGTGATCGCGCAGATCGAGCTGTGGACCAAGAACGACGAGTACGACAACGAGGTCTACCGACTGGCCAAGCACCTGGACGAGAAGGTGGCGCGCATTCACGTCGAGGCTCTCGGCGGCACGCTGACCAAGCTCACCAAGGATCAGGCCGAGTACATCGGTGTGGATGTGGAAGGCCCGTACAAGCCGGAGCACTACCGTTACTGA